The nucleotide window aagtcaaGTCCGACGCGGTTTGACGACAAGTGGGTCCTTCTCTTAGACAGAAGAGAATCCGGCGCGTGAGTGTGCGGGGAATGTgtgagtgtgttaaaaaaagaaaagtcaAGTCCGACGCGGTTTGACGAGAAGTGGGTCCAGAGAGAATCCACCGTATATTTCTTTCATCATCACGTTAGCTTTTCCGCATTCACAAACCCGAAAATGGAGCTGCCGCCTATGACCCAATgcgcaatttggtcatttctcctTTGCTTCTTCGGATCTGCCGCTCACTTCTCCAACGAAACCGATCGCCTTGCTTTGCTAAACTTGAAAGATATGATAACCGACGATCCTCTCAATTCCTTGAGCTCTTGGAACCATACTCTCCACTTCTGTGACTGGCAAGGTGTCACATGCGCTGCTCACCGCCATCCTCAGAGAGTCACGGcgttgaatctcacaaaccagaagttggtgggccccatatctcccTACATAGCAAACCTCACCTTCCTCAGCATAATCGATTTCTCAGACAACAGATTCCACGGCCCGATTCCTGAAGAGATAGGCCGTTTGTTCCGCTTGCGGTATCTCAGTCTCGCCAATAACACACTCACCGGAGAAATTCTAGCAAATCTGACCCACTGTTCGGAACTCAAAGTCCTTCACCTTTATGGGAATCAGCTGTCAGGGAGGATTCCAACTGAGCTTGGCTCTCTGTCCAAGCTCACCAACTTGATCCTTGCTTTCAACAGGCTCATAGGAAGCATTCCAccttcacttggaaacctttcgtCTCTCGCTACCCTTTATCTCGGACTAAATAATCTGGAGGGCAGCATCCCAGATGAACTTGGTCGGTTGGCAAGCTTAGAGGTTCTTTACATTGGTGACAATCAACTGTCGGGTACGATTCCTCCCCAGCTATTCAATCTCTCCTCTATTTATTCTTTCGACGTAGGAGGTAACAGATTGCATGGAAACCTTCCCCCCAACTTAGGCCTCACTCTTCCTAATCTCCAAGCATTTTATGCCGGAGCAAACCAATTTACAGGACCCATACCAGTTTCATTCTCCAATGCTTCAGGACTTGTACTTATCGACCTTGATAACAATAGTTTAAGCGGATCTGTGCCTCTGAATTTTGGAAGCCTCAAGAGTCTCTCCGTCTTAGATTTGTGGCGCAATCAACTTGGAATTGGGAAAGCTAGTGACTTGGGTTTTCTTGATTCTTTGACAAATTGCAGTGGCTTACAAGAGCTGGAGGCAAGCCATAATCATCTCAGCGGTTCTTTGCCTGACTCCATAGCAAATCTTTCTACACAGTTAACAAGACTATTGTTAGGAAGTAACAGGATATTCGGAAACATTCCATCTGGGATTCAGAATCTTGTCGGCTTAACAGTGTTGTCTATGGAGTATAACTTTCTAAATGGTACTATTCCCATTGGAGTTGGGAAGCTTAACAAGGTGGAGGAACTGAACTTAGGTGCAAATGAATTAACAGGGCAAATTCCATCTTCCTTGGGCAACATCTCTGGATTATACATACTCAGTTTATCCGAAAACAATCTATCAGGGGGCATACCTTCAAGTCTTGGTAATTGCATAAACCTGCAATTCATATACCTCCAGAGTAATAAGTTTAGCAGCAGCTTACCCAAACTACTTTTCAGCATTCCAACTTTGATTCTACTTAACGTTGGAAATAACTCTTTTACCGATAGTCTGCCACTGGAAGCTGGTTACTTGCAAGCTCTTGAAACATTTATTGTTTCTATTAACAACTTGTCCGGCGAAGTTCCAAGCTGGCTAGGCAATTGTCTCAGCTTAGAGTATCTTGGGTTGGATGGGAACTTCTTTCAAGGATCGATTCCTCCAACATTTAGTACTCTAAAAGGCCTTCAAATCCTGGATCTCTCACGCAACAACTTGTCTGGGGTGATTCCAGAATACCTGGagaagcttgctttacagtatctaaATCTATCCTTCAATGATTTGGAGGGTGAATTACCAAAACAAGGGGTCTTTGGAAATGCTAGTCAAGTTTCAGTGCTCGGAAATGGTAAGCTATGTGGGGGTATTCATGAATTACAATTGCCTCCATGCTCTAGCCAAGCTTCCAAGAAACGGGGGAAGACTCTTTCTTCAAAAGTAAAATTCTCAATAATTGGTGTTGTCCTATGTCTTATATCATTATCATGTTTCTTCGCCACTCTTTATTGGGTAAGAAATTCGAGAAAGAAAACTTTTGCTTTACCTTCTGCGGAGGATCCTTTTGTCAACGTGTCTTATGCGGAGCTCCTTAAAGCAACAGACGGGTTCTCTTCTGCAAATTTGGTCGGCACTGGAAGTTTTGGTGCTGTATATAAAGGGTTTCTAGATCGTGTTGGAACTATGGTGGCAATGAaagtcttcaaccttcaacgaCAGGGAGCTCTGAGGAGTTTCATGGTCGAATGTGAAGCCTTGagaaacattaggcatcggaatctTGTTAAGACCATAACTTGTTGCTCAAGCATTGATTTTAAGggcaatgattttaaagctcTAATTTACCAGTACATGCCCAATGGAAGTTTAGACAAGTGGTTGCACGGAGATGGTCAGGACGAGCTGAGAAGGAACTTGAAGTTTACTCAAAGGCTAAACATAGCTATAGACGTGGCGTCTGCATTGGATTATCTACATGATCATTGCCAAACATCAATCATTCATCGAGATTTAAAACCAAGCAacattcttcttgatgatgacatgactGCTTGTGTGGGTGATTTCGGGCTAGCCAGGTTCTTATCTGAGGTTTCTCAAAGTAGCTCGGTCGGAATGAAGGGATCTATTGGGTACATCGCTCCAGGTAACAATCTTATATAATTTCCTTACACCCCAGTCTGCTTGTTGGATACTGGATATGCGAAGGGCTGGGCTCGGgtagccccactgtgatgtgagtgTAAAATCCACTTCCACCAACAGATGTGTCTGCCCATGTTAGGTGGTCCGTATTTTAGGtcggccataccaaaggaaacaattggggaGAGGGATGCCACCTTAGATTTTTACATGGCTcactgtgaaatccactccacccattaaaTACATCATCCTGAATTAGGTCtagcataaaaaaaaataaaaataaataaaataaataaaaaaatcaagttgacatgcgactcaagtgtgccacaccaaaagaaaacgTTGGAAGAAAGAGTCCACCCTTGAATTTTACAAGGCCCACGAtgatgttaaatccactccaaccattagatggcaCAAGAAAATTaggcccagggcccaaaaatAGATCCATTCATGATTTAGGCTTGGAGCATGGTTGTTGCCATGTAGactgtttccaattgtgtggtccacttgaatcacggatggcagttatttttgggccatgggcttaaaatgAGGTGATGCACCTGGTTGTTATATTGGATTTTACATACCGACTCTTTGCTCAGTAGGATGGTTTGGTGGGACTCTCCCTTTCAAACATAGAAAAAAAATTCTCCCAAGAACCACATCTCACCGGAGCTCATGAAAACCCTTTAAGAATATACCCACGTGATGCATGCAgaatatccaatctgttcactaaatgagtcacctcatgaaactcatacagcccaaaaatcatgtgggccatagcaaagtgggAGAGGATGCTCTCCTTTTATTTTTTCGAAGGGCTCACCTTGGTTGCAAAACAACAGTGATTTTTTGCCCAACCCTTTATCTAAGCTATATGAAAGGTCTATATGGTCTAGATTACGTATACAAATCACATGGAAtgaggttttttttcttttttttgaatgtGTTTAATTGGTCTTTTTTTAAGGGACACATGGAATGAGGTTTGGTAAGCTACAAGCATATATAAGAGCCTATTACACATCATGCGTGCATAAAGGTGGTACATGTGTGCGATATAATACATGATTTGGGTGGGCCCAGTCAAGtgcttaacctaagcctaaattcataaaagaagaagaagaagaagaccagaTTCAAACCAGCTGACCTTTTCCTAAATTAAAACGAAGGTCTCAGGACCTGATGGCTACCGGAACCCAATTTTATCTGGAAGATACTAAAAGAATGACCTCAGTTTTGAAGGACCCACACCTGGCAAGATTCaaacttgatggcatcgaaatctTATGGATTTCAAAGATCTAGACTACATGAATCACACCATAGTAAGGCATAACGAATTCTTTTCTGATGATTTCTTTAGTTAGGTGGTCTTGTTCAATGTAGTACTCACTTGACCTCATGTTCCCTTGCTGGTTGAGGTGACAAGTTCTTTCATTTGAGTAGTGGTCTTGTTCAATGTAGAACATCTTTCGAGGAATTAACAAGTTCATAGCAAACCAATTGATGTTAGAACTTCAGATCCTGAAAATAGCAAAAACGCCAATCACTTGTTCAGATAGAATATTTCTTCCGTCTGgtctctctctcaaaattttaCCTTTAACATTATCTGTATTTAAATGGTCACTGACATTCCGATATGACATGTATAATTTACAGAGTATGCAATGGGCAGTAAAGCATCTACAGAAGGAGATGTTTATAGCTATGGAATCCTTCTATTGGAGATGATCACGGGAAAGGAGCCAACTGATGATATGTTTAAGGAATatctaagccttcatcatttcGCTAAGTTGGCTTTGCCTGAACGagtaatggagattgttgatccacgactgatcgtagaaGAAGCTGAAGTTACACAAGGCaatgaaaatcaaatcaataaaagaaatacAATGCATGACTGCTTGATTTCAATAGTCAAAATCGGTGTGTCGTGCTCCACAGAATCTCCGAGAGAACGAATGTGGATGAGAGATGTTGTAgcagaaatgcatgcaatcaaGGACTTGTATCTCGGGGTCCGGTTTCACTAGGATGGACAAGTTAGTCTCAAATATTAGTTGAAGGTTTGTTTTACATCAGTCAATATTGAGTTATTATTGGTAGTTATGTTGAGAAAGATTTCAGAATAAAATTAGCTTGTTGAATgcttttctgaacaagctctagatatATTTAGCCTTTAAGAGTATTTGTATATATGAGAAAATATGTTTCTTTCCTTTGTTATATCTTGTCATAGGCAAAGGGAGATTGTACCAGTAGTTTAATAAGAAAATGACATGCtattattataataaaaataatattaggattaaaaaaaaaaaattaaaggaaggtGGGTAGTTGCCACCAGCATTGCATTGATGAAGACAAATTTACAACCATTTGGACAGGGCCATGAAGGACAAAATAAATATTGGGCCCCGACTATCATATACCGAAAGCAGAAAAAGCAAACAAAAGAGGGGCTGGCTGTGCGCCACATTCAAAAACTAATGAAGAGAGCTAGAGTTGGAAGGGAGGAAGGCCACAACAAGGATTGGGGATAATAAGTAGTGGGGGCTGCCCACGCGATAGGAGACGATAACCCACACCTGTCTTAGCTTTGCGGTGCCTGACCTAGCCCAGCCCATCTCTGTCAAGAACTATGGACCCTCTAATGTGACGGGGATGGCCTGAGGGGGAAAGAAACACCCTGTCTAGGGTACCACTGCTGGCCAAATTGGCGAGGGCATCAGCCACAGAGTTCCCTTCGCAGAAAATGTGGGAAAACCGAAGATTAAGGGGCCCTGAAAGCTGATGAATAGATTGCAAGATGTACCAAAGTTTCCAGCCGCAGGCAAAAGAAGGGCTGGAGGCCACGTCGAAGAGAGTTTTGGAGTCTGTCTCAACAATGATGGATAGGCCCATATCTTT belongs to Magnolia sinica isolate HGM2019 chromosome 8, MsV1, whole genome shotgun sequence and includes:
- the LOC131253925 gene encoding putative receptor-like protein kinase At3g47110, translating into MITDDPLNSLSSWNHTLHFCDWQGVTCAAHRHPQRVTALNLTNQKLVGPISPYIANLTFLSIIDFSDNRFHGPIPEEIGRLFRLRYLSLANNTLTGEILANLTHCSELKVLHLYGNQLSGRIPTELGSLSKLTNLILAFNRLIGSIPPSLGNLSSLATLYLGLNNLEGSIPDELGRLASLEVLYIGDNQLSGTIPPQLFNLSSIYSFDVGGNRLHGNLPPNLGLTLPNLQAFYAGANQFTGPIPVSFSNASGLVLIDLDNNSLSGSVPLNFGSLKSLSVLDLWRNQLGIGKASDLGFLDSLTNCSGLQELEASHNHLSGSLPDSIANLSTQLTRLLLGSNRIFGNIPSGIQNLVGLTVLSMEYNFLNGTIPIGVGKLNKVEELNLGANELTGQIPSSLGNISGLYILSLSENNLSGGIPSSLGNCINLQFIYLQSNKFSSSLPKLLFSIPTLILLNVGNNSFTDSLPLEAGYLQALETFIVSINNLSGEVPSWLGNCLSLEYLGLDGNFFQGSIPPTFSTLKGLQILDLSRNNLSGVIPEYLEKLALQYLNLSFNDLEGELPKQGVFGNASQVSVLGNGKLCGGIHELQLPPCSSQASKKRGKTLSSKVKFSIIGVVLCLISLSCFFATLYWVRNSRKKTFALPSAEDPFVNVSYAELLKATDGFSSANLVGTGSFGAVYKGFLDRVGTMVAMKVFNLQRQGALRSFMVECEALRNIRHRNLVKTITCCSSIDFKGNDFKALIYQYMPNGSLDKWLHGDGQDELRRNLKFTQRLNIAIDVASALDYLHDHCQTSIIHRDLKPSNILLDDDMTACVGDFGLARFLSEVSQSSSVGMKGSIGYIAPEYAMGSKASTEGDVYSYGILLLEMITGKEPTDDMFKEYLSLHHFAKLALPERVMEIVDPRLIVEEAEVTQGNENQINKRNTMHDCLISIVKIGVSCSTESPRERMWMRDVVAEMHAIKDLYLGVRFH